From Sporosarcina sp. 6E9, a single genomic window includes:
- a CDS encoding tRNA (adenine(22)-N(1))-methyltransferase TrmK, with the protein MTTIKLSKRLIAVASFVEQGAIVADIGSDHAYLPTYLIQKKVIQKAIAGEVVIGPYETAKNSVYRHGVSDKITVRLADGLFAIEEEDEIDTVTIAGMGGSLIATILEQGKERLHHVKRLIVQPNLHAKAIRKWAVTNNWQLVNEQILKEDGKIYEILVLEKGVSSYDDLELLVGPILLVEKNSIFREKWENEIDQRIQVLGSLDNAVETPALVNKKEQLSHDINTLRKVLEK; encoded by the coding sequence ATGACAACCATAAAATTATCGAAAAGACTGATAGCTGTTGCTTCTTTTGTAGAACAAGGCGCTATCGTAGCTGATATCGGAAGTGACCATGCATATTTACCAACCTATTTAATTCAAAAAAAGGTCATACAAAAAGCGATTGCGGGAGAAGTTGTAATCGGGCCTTATGAAACTGCAAAAAACTCTGTTTATCGACATGGGGTGAGTGACAAAATAACAGTTAGGCTAGCAGACGGTCTTTTTGCAATTGAAGAAGAGGACGAAATTGATACTGTAACAATTGCAGGTATGGGTGGATCTTTAATTGCTACAATTTTGGAACAGGGAAAAGAACGGCTTCACCATGTAAAGCGACTGATTGTTCAACCGAATCTACATGCAAAAGCGATTCGAAAATGGGCGGTTACGAACAACTGGCAACTTGTGAATGAACAAATTCTCAAAGAGGATGGGAAAATTTATGAGATTCTGGTCCTTGAAAAAGGGGTTAGTTCCTATGATGACCTTGAACTTTTAGTTGGCCCGATTCTACTTGTTGAAAAGAACAGTATTTTCCGAGAAAAGTGGGAAAATGAAATCGACCAACGGATCCAAGTGTTGGGATCCCTAGATAATGCGGTTGAAACCCCAGCGCTAGTTAATAAAAAGGAACAATTGTCCCATGATATTAATACTCTTAGAAAGGTGTTGGAAAAATGA
- a CDS encoding cytochrome c, protein MKNPIIPFLLIFSLGIGLIFFMSLYGIEQKEEIAKEAEGDTTEEEADVASFDPDVAIGQCVSCHGGDLTGGMGGAAPGLVGTDLSKEELVDIIQNGISGTAMPGNLVPAEHLDEMAEYILSLK, encoded by the coding sequence ATGAAAAATCCTATTATTCCTTTTCTCCTGATTTTCTCACTTGGAATTGGTCTTATTTTCTTTATGTCTCTTTATGGAATTGAGCAAAAAGAAGAAATCGCTAAAGAAGCTGAAGGAGATACTACTGAAGAAGAAGCGGACGTGGCGAGCTTCGATCCAGACGTCGCTATCGGTCAATGTGTTAGCTGTCATGGTGGGGATTTAACTGGTGGAATGGGCGGAGCAGCTCCAGGTTTAGTTGGAACTGATCTATCTAAAGAAGAGCTTGTAGATATCATCCAAAATGGTATTTCTGGTACAGCAATGCCGGGGAACCTAGTACCAGCAGAACACCTTGATGAAATGGCAGAATATATTTTATCACTTAAATAA
- a CDS encoding acyl-CoA dehydrogenase family protein yields MNFDLTEEQQMIKKMIRAFAVEEVAPGAIDRDRTKVFPVEVFKKLSEMGLMGLPFSEKYSGGGADTTSFAIVTEELSRACASTGITYSAHISLGGAPIHLFGTEEQKEKYLTPICTGESFGAFGLTESNAGSDAGGTQTTAVEDGDDFIINGSKVFITNASYAKNLALTAITGVNNGEKEISAIIVPTDAEGFTIIDNYEKMGLNASNTTELILDNVRVPKENLLGVRGNGFKQFLVTLDGGRIGIGAMAVGIAQAAYDRALQYSKERKQFGKSLSQFQITQFKLADMALKIELARNMVYKAAWLKDQGRPFSKEAAMCKLYASEIAMENASEAIQIHGGYGYMKEYEVERYMRDAKLLEIGEGTSEVQRMVIARLIGCG; encoded by the coding sequence TTGAACTTTGATTTGACAGAAGAACAACAGATGATTAAGAAGATGATTCGGGCATTCGCGGTTGAGGAAGTGGCACCAGGGGCAATCGATCGTGATCGAACAAAAGTCTTTCCTGTTGAAGTGTTTAAAAAACTTTCGGAAATGGGCTTAATGGGGTTGCCGTTTTCCGAGAAGTACAGTGGTGGAGGGGCAGATACAACAAGTTTTGCAATTGTGACGGAAGAACTGAGTCGTGCATGCGCATCGACCGGGATTACATATTCCGCACATATTTCACTAGGTGGAGCTCCAATTCATCTATTTGGCACCGAAGAACAAAAGGAAAAGTACTTAACACCTATTTGTACAGGCGAATCCTTTGGCGCATTCGGGTTAACGGAATCGAATGCCGGTTCGGATGCGGGGGGGACGCAGACGACTGCTGTAGAAGATGGTGATGACTTTATCATAAACGGTTCAAAAGTATTTATTACAAATGCAAGCTATGCAAAAAATCTTGCGCTGACTGCGATCACAGGTGTGAATAATGGCGAAAAAGAAATTAGTGCGATTATAGTACCAACTGATGCAGAAGGTTTTACGATAATCGACAATTATGAAAAAATGGGTCTAAATGCTTCAAATACCACCGAATTAATCTTAGATAATGTTCGTGTTCCGAAAGAGAACCTTCTAGGAGTCCGGGGGAACGGATTTAAGCAGTTCCTAGTCACATTGGATGGTGGACGTATTGGGATAGGCGCAATGGCTGTGGGGATAGCCCAGGCGGCATATGATCGTGCATTACAATACTCCAAAGAACGAAAGCAGTTTGGTAAATCATTATCCCAGTTTCAAATTACACAATTTAAACTAGCTGACATGGCATTGAAAATCGAACTGGCTCGAAATATGGTTTATAAAGCAGCTTGGTTAAAAGATCAAGGCCGTCCATTTTCTAAAGAGGCAGCAATGTGTAAATTGTATGCATCTGAAATTGCAATGGAAAATGCGTCCGAGGCTATTCAAATACACGGCGGATATGGCTATATGAAAGAATATGAAGTGGAAAGATATATGCGGGATGCGAAGCTCCTAGAAATAGGAGAAGGTACTTCTGAGGTTCAACGAATGGTTATTGCTAGACTGATTGGCTGCGGATAA
- the rpoD gene encoding RNA polymerase sigma factor RpoD: MTKKELSAGMKEELTIKEVKAQLLEAGKKTGEITLDEVTEKLSPYEIEPEQFEEFLDLLEAQGIEMDRKSEDEEEEAEKTTTKEVVDDSKLDLNDLSVPPGVKINDPVRMYLKEIGRVELLTGDEEVAIAKRIIEGDESASKELAEANLRLVVSIAKRYVGRGMLFLDLIQEGNMGLIKAVEKFDHTKGFKFSTYATWWIRQAITRAIADQARTIRIPVHMVETINKLIRVQRQLLQDLGREPSPEEIGEEMELTADRVREILKISQEPVSLETPIGEEDDSHLGDFIEDSEAQSPSDHAAYELLKEQLEDVLDTLTDREENVLRLRFGLDDGRTRTLEEVGRVFGVTRERIRQIEAKALRKLRHPSRSKRLKDFLE, encoded by the coding sequence ATGACTAAAAAAGAATTATCTGCAGGAATGAAAGAAGAACTTACAATTAAAGAAGTTAAGGCACAATTATTAGAAGCTGGAAAGAAAACTGGTGAAATAACACTTGATGAGGTGACTGAAAAACTCTCCCCATATGAGATAGAACCAGAGCAATTTGAGGAATTCCTTGATTTACTAGAAGCGCAAGGCATTGAAATGGATCGAAAATCAGAAGATGAAGAAGAAGAGGCTGAAAAAACGACGACTAAAGAAGTCGTGGATGATTCTAAGCTCGATTTAAATGATCTAAGCGTCCCACCTGGTGTGAAAATTAATGATCCGGTTCGAATGTATTTAAAAGAAATTGGCCGTGTAGAATTACTTACGGGTGACGAAGAAGTTGCCATAGCCAAACGCATAATAGAAGGTGACGAATCTGCAAGCAAAGAACTAGCTGAAGCTAACCTTCGATTAGTTGTTAGTATTGCAAAACGTTACGTTGGACGCGGAATGTTGTTCCTTGATCTAATCCAAGAAGGAAATATGGGACTAATTAAAGCTGTTGAGAAATTTGATCATACAAAAGGCTTTAAGTTCAGTACGTACGCAACGTGGTGGATTCGACAAGCAATCACCCGCGCAATTGCTGACCAAGCTAGAACCATTCGAATTCCAGTTCATATGGTTGAGACAATCAACAAATTAATTCGTGTTCAAAGACAATTATTGCAAGACCTGGGCCGTGAACCTTCACCAGAAGAAATTGGAGAAGAAATGGAACTAACTGCAGATAGAGTACGCGAGATTTTGAAGATTTCCCAAGAACCTGTATCCCTTGAAACACCTATTGGTGAAGAAGATGATTCTCATTTAGGCGATTTCATCGAAGATTCTGAGGCTCAATCACCTTCAGATCACGCAGCGTATGAACTATTGAAAGAACAATTGGAAGATGTCCTTGATACATTAACCGATAGAGAAGAAAATGTACTTCGTTTACGTTTTGGTCTAGACGATGGCAGAACTAGAACGCTCGAGGAAGTCGGAAGAGTATTTGGTGTTACGCGTGAACGAATTCGACAAATCGAAGCGAAAGCACTTCGTAAACTAAGACATCCATCAAGAAGCAAGCGCCTAAAAGATTTTCTAGAATAA
- the dnaG gene encoding DNA primase: MTRISEEIIEEVRTKTDIVDLIGEHVQLTKRGKNWFGLCPFHGENTPSFSVSEDKQLFHCFGCGASGNAITFVMDIENRQFTDAVIKLAERTGIEIDPSFSQATNDSRPLDEFKHMVEAHSLAANFYSHLLLNTVEGEKALEYLENRGFTRLDIEKYGIGWSLDEFDALSTLLHRKGFNMMEMEKAGLCIMKDDGTGFFDRFRGRIMFPLHDDNGNVIAFSGRTLVEGKEVAKYLNSPETPIFEKNKMLYNLHNARLNVRKTGKVILFEGFMDTISADRADIKNSVALMGTALSDAHLIKMKRVAKEVIICCDGDDAGWEAAKRFSGMISRNGFDVQIAILPTNMDPDDYIMEFGGQAFRDQIIGNPHSYMSFIMAYAKRSKNFSYENDVLQFIHEVLEELAKRVSPVERDMYIRQLSTETNISVEAITQQFMKMAGNRARQAKAEPVEFVNGGNISEKVVPKRNKTGTQRAERLLLYHLLNDGSLFDRFQKERRDVFIGDDYSAIFVRLAGFYEEHGMPDFHRFAESLEDRNLRKIVLEAAMTERDPEHTEQEIEDCVKHLEKYRIRLTIQKKLHESKEAEKKNDHTRALELARDIIQLRKSLSAK, from the coding sequence ATGACACGAATATCAGAGGAAATTATTGAAGAGGTACGTACTAAGACCGATATAGTTGATCTTATTGGTGAACATGTACAACTGACAAAAAGAGGCAAGAATTGGTTTGGTCTTTGTCCTTTTCATGGGGAAAACACACCTTCATTTTCCGTTTCTGAAGACAAACAACTTTTTCATTGCTTTGGATGCGGGGCAAGCGGTAATGCAATTACATTTGTTATGGATATCGAAAATCGACAATTCACAGATGCAGTTATTAAACTTGCAGAACGTACAGGAATTGAAATTGACCCCTCATTTAGCCAAGCGACTAATGATTCCAGACCGCTTGATGAATTTAAACATATGGTTGAAGCGCATTCGCTCGCCGCGAATTTTTACAGCCATCTACTCTTAAATACAGTAGAAGGGGAAAAAGCACTAGAATATCTAGAAAATAGAGGATTTACGAGACTCGATATCGAAAAATATGGAATTGGATGGTCCCTTGATGAATTTGATGCACTATCAACATTACTCCATCGTAAAGGTTTTAATATGATGGAAATGGAAAAAGCTGGCCTTTGCATAATGAAGGATGATGGAACTGGTTTCTTTGACCGATTTCGCGGACGTATTATGTTTCCACTTCATGACGATAATGGTAACGTAATTGCCTTTTCAGGTCGGACATTGGTGGAAGGAAAGGAAGTCGCAAAATACCTTAATAGCCCTGAAACACCAATTTTTGAAAAAAACAAAATGTTATACAATTTGCACAATGCACGTCTTAATGTACGAAAAACGGGTAAAGTAATACTGTTTGAAGGTTTTATGGATACTATTTCGGCTGATCGCGCGGATATAAAAAACAGTGTGGCACTTATGGGAACCGCATTATCAGATGCGCATCTCATAAAAATGAAGCGAGTTGCAAAAGAAGTAATCATATGCTGCGATGGAGATGATGCTGGATGGGAAGCTGCTAAAAGATTTTCCGGTATGATCTCACGCAATGGGTTTGATGTGCAAATCGCAATATTACCGACAAATATGGATCCTGATGATTATATTATGGAGTTCGGCGGACAAGCCTTTCGCGATCAAATTATCGGAAATCCACATTCGTATATGTCATTCATTATGGCATATGCTAAACGTTCTAAAAACTTCTCTTATGAAAATGATGTTTTGCAATTTATACACGAGGTTCTTGAAGAATTAGCAAAACGCGTATCGCCTGTAGAGAGGGATATGTACATTCGACAACTCTCAACCGAGACAAACATATCGGTTGAAGCAATCACGCAACAATTCATGAAAATGGCAGGAAATCGGGCAAGGCAGGCGAAAGCAGAGCCTGTAGAATTTGTAAACGGCGGTAATATTTCTGAAAAAGTTGTACCAAAACGAAACAAAACAGGGACCCAACGAGCAGAGCGATTATTATTATACCATTTGTTAAATGACGGATCCCTATTTGATCGCTTTCAAAAAGAGCGAAGAGATGTTTTTATTGGCGATGATTATTCAGCAATATTCGTTCGTCTTGCCGGATTTTACGAAGAACATGGAATGCCTGATTTTCATAGGTTTGCGGAATCGTTAGAAGATCGCAACTTAAGGAAAATTGTCCTTGAAGCTGCGATGACTGAACGTGATCCTGAACATACCGAACAAGAAATTGAAGACTGCGTCAAACATTTGGAGAAATATCGAATTAGGTTAACAATTCAGAAGAAATTGCATGAGTCTAAAGAAGCTGAAAAGAAAAATGATCATACCCGGGCGTTGGAGCTGGCCAGGGATATTATACAGCTCCGGAAATCATTATCGGCTAAATAG
- a CDS encoding pyruvate, water dikinase regulatory protein produces MKKLTMFIVSDSVGETAELVAKAAASQFGRGLDSVVLKRFSHIEDETQLEEIAFLARQQDAVIVYTLVKSDMRERIKIECQNQSIKCIDLLGPIVEQLSIQLDEKPLEEPGLVRKLDDDYFKKIEAIEFAVKYDDGRDPRGILKADIVLIGVSRTSKTPLSQYLAHQRYRVANVPLVPEVDPPEELFMIDPKKCFALIISPDKLNTIRKERLIALGLRDDANYARLERIQAEIKHFREITDKIGCTVVDVTTKAVEETANVIIGELSNRSE; encoded by the coding sequence ATGAAGAAACTTACAATGTTCATTGTCTCTGACTCAGTTGGAGAAACCGCTGAACTCGTTGCGAAAGCCGCTGCAAGCCAATTCGGGAGAGGATTAGATTCAGTTGTATTAAAACGTTTCTCACATATTGAAGATGAAACACAGTTGGAGGAAATTGCCTTTTTGGCACGGCAACAAGATGCGGTAATTGTTTATACGCTTGTTAAAAGCGACATGCGTGAAAGAATAAAAATTGAGTGTCAAAACCAAAGCATTAAGTGTATCGATTTGCTTGGACCTATCGTGGAACAACTCAGCATTCAACTTGACGAGAAACCGCTAGAAGAGCCTGGACTAGTAAGGAAACTAGATGATGATTATTTCAAAAAAATCGAGGCGATTGAGTTTGCCGTAAAATACGATGATGGTCGAGACCCCCGCGGTATATTAAAAGCAGATATTGTATTAATAGGTGTCTCCAGAACATCTAAAACACCATTATCGCAATACTTGGCACACCAACGGTATCGAGTTGCTAACGTACCGCTTGTTCCAGAAGTCGATCCACCAGAAGAATTATTTATGATTGATCCTAAAAAATGTTTTGCGCTAATTATCTCACCAGATAAATTAAATACAATCAGAAAAGAACGGCTAATCGCACTTGGCTTACGTGATGATGCTAATTATGCCCGCCTTGAAAGAATCCAAGCAGAAATCAAGCATTTTAGGGAAATAACCGATAAAATAGGATGTACTGTGGTTGACGTTACTACCAAAGCTGTTGAAGAAACAGCAAATGTTATTATTGGTGAACTATCCAATAGAAGTGAATAA
- a CDS encoding helix-turn-helix transcriptional regulator, translating to MELNKRQTEILEIVKEDGPITGEQIAVRLNLVRATIRPDLAILTMAGYLDARPRVGYFFSGKKPVKSLNDSINAMKVKDFQSRPVVVTEELSVYDAICQMFLEDVGTLFVVDKSSYLTGILSRKDLLRSCLGNNEIDKVPVHIIMTRMPNITYCNKSDTLLKAAGKMIDKQIDSLPVIIDKGTGLEVVGRITKTNITAAFLSLADDHEL from the coding sequence ATGGAACTTAATAAGCGTCAGACCGAAATTCTTGAAATCGTTAAAGAAGATGGTCCAATAACCGGCGAGCAAATAGCCGTGCGATTAAATCTAGTCAGAGCAACAATCCGTCCCGATCTTGCAATCCTAACGATGGCTGGTTATCTTGATGCGCGACCAAGAGTCGGGTATTTTTTCTCTGGAAAAAAACCTGTTAAATCTCTAAACGATAGTATTAATGCAATGAAAGTTAAAGATTTTCAATCCAGACCGGTTGTTGTGACTGAAGAATTATCCGTTTATGATGCAATTTGTCAAATGTTTCTAGAAGATGTCGGCACCTTGTTTGTCGTTGATAAGTCTTCCTATCTTACCGGAATCCTATCCAGGAAAGATTTACTAAGATCTTGCCTTGGAAACAATGAAATCGATAAAGTGCCTGTTCATATAATCATGACTAGAATGCCGAACATAACTTATTGCAATAAGTCCGATACTTTACTCAAAGCAGCTGGAAAAATGATCGATAAACAAATTGATTCACTTCCAGTCATAATTGATAAAGGGACGGGTCTTGAAGTTGTTGGCCGAATTACAAAAACAAATATTACCGCAGCTTTTCTATCGCTTGCGGATGACCATGAATTATGA
- a CDS encoding glycine--tRNA ligase — MEKVVNLAKTRGFIFPGSEIYGGLANTWDYGPLGIELKNNIKKAWWQKFVQESPHNVGLDAAILMNPKVWEASGHTGNFNDPMIDCKKCKTRHRVDKLIEDALDAKGMEIIVDGLSFEKMNELIVEHDVVCPTCGAMDYTEIRQFNLMFKTSQGVTDSSANEIFLRPETAQGIFVNFKNVQRSMRKRMPFGIAQIGKSFRNEITPGNFTFRTREFEQMELEFFCKPGEDNEWYEYWRDFSKNWLLSLGLTESNIRLREHTEDELSHYSKGTVDIEYKFPFGWGELWGIANRTDFDLKRHMEFSGEDFHYQDPVTNEKYVPYCIEPSLGADRVTLAYLTDAYKEETLEGDDKRTVLQFHPAIAPVKACVLPLSKKLSESAEKVYADLRKHFVVQYDESQSIGRRYRRQDEIGTPFCITYDFDSEEDQQVTVRHRDSMEQIRMPIDEVKDYIAKHLEF, encoded by the coding sequence ATGGAAAAAGTAGTAAACTTAGCAAAAACAAGAGGATTCATATTTCCTGGGTCCGAAATTTATGGTGGACTAGCCAATACTTGGGATTATGGTCCGCTCGGAATAGAACTAAAAAACAATATTAAAAAAGCTTGGTGGCAGAAGTTCGTTCAAGAATCACCACATAACGTTGGTCTTGACGCAGCTATACTGATGAACCCTAAAGTATGGGAAGCTTCTGGACACACTGGAAATTTCAATGATCCTATGATTGACTGTAAAAAATGCAAAACGCGTCACCGGGTAGACAAGCTAATTGAAGATGCATTGGATGCAAAAGGTATGGAAATTATTGTTGATGGTCTGTCATTTGAAAAAATGAACGAATTGATTGTTGAACACGATGTTGTATGCCCTACTTGCGGCGCGATGGATTACACTGAAATTCGACAGTTTAATTTAATGTTCAAAACATCCCAAGGCGTTACGGACTCTTCAGCAAACGAAATATTTTTACGTCCGGAAACAGCACAAGGTATTTTTGTAAACTTTAAAAACGTTCAGCGCTCAATGAGAAAGAGAATGCCTTTCGGAATCGCACAAATCGGGAAGAGTTTCCGTAATGAAATAACGCCAGGAAACTTCACATTCCGCACACGCGAGTTCGAACAAATGGAATTAGAATTTTTCTGTAAACCAGGCGAGGATAACGAATGGTACGAATACTGGCGCGATTTCTCAAAAAACTGGTTATTAAGCTTAGGCTTGACTGAATCCAATATTCGTTTGCGCGAACATACTGAAGATGAGCTATCCCATTATTCAAAAGGCACCGTCGATATTGAATATAAATTCCCATTCGGTTGGGGCGAACTATGGGGCATTGCGAACCGCACGGACTTTGACCTAAAACGTCATATGGAATTTTCAGGCGAAGATTTCCATTACCAAGATCCTGTAACGAATGAAAAGTATGTACCTTACTGCATCGAGCCATCACTAGGTGCTGACCGGGTAACGCTAGCTTACCTAACTGACGCATACAAAGAAGAAACTCTTGAAGGTGATGACAAGCGTACAGTTCTACAATTCCACCCGGCAATCGCACCTGTCAAAGCATGTGTGTTGCCTTTATCTAAAAAACTTTCGGAAAGTGCGGAAAAAGTTTATGCCGATTTGCGTAAACATTTCGTCGTACAATACGATGAGTCACAGTCGATTGGCAGAAGATATCGTAGACAAGATGAGATTGGTACTCCGTTCTGTATCACTTATGATTTCGACTCAGAAGAAGATCAACAAGTGACAGTGAGACACCGTGATTCAATGGAACAAATCCGTATGCCTATTGACGAGGTCAAGGATTATATTGCGAAACATTTAGAGTTTTAA
- the recO gene encoding DNA repair protein RecO produces MLNKWEGIVLRSIPYGESNKIVTLFSKEAGKVTAMARGAKKPRSKLAAVTQPFTHGSYLIRKGRGMGTLSQGEQIESMRHILQDLEVTAYASYVVEIVDKMTEENERVLGVYELLYDALHAMNEGFDPEAISLFVEWKMLPVGGIHPVLHECVNCRATEGEFGFSFKEIGFICHRCFSVDPYLVRITPNQLKLIRTFYTVPINRVGNLTLKKETKKFMKKIIQTVYDEQLGIWFKSRSFIEQLESTPELLPKKESREGS; encoded by the coding sequence TTGCTAAATAAATGGGAAGGCATCGTTTTACGATCAATTCCATACGGCGAGTCCAATAAAATCGTCACTTTGTTCTCAAAAGAAGCCGGCAAAGTGACGGCAATGGCCCGCGGCGCAAAAAAACCTAGAAGTAAACTGGCAGCTGTTACCCAACCATTCACTCACGGGTCCTATCTTATCCGTAAAGGGCGGGGGATGGGAACGCTCTCCCAAGGCGAACAAATTGAATCCATGCGTCATATTCTCCAAGATTTAGAAGTGACTGCCTATGCCAGCTATGTCGTTGAAATTGTTGATAAGATGACAGAGGAGAATGAACGTGTACTGGGCGTCTATGAATTATTATATGATGCACTTCATGCAATGAATGAGGGGTTTGATCCAGAGGCAATATCGCTGTTTGTCGAATGGAAGATGTTGCCCGTTGGTGGTATCCATCCGGTGCTTCATGAATGTGTCAACTGCCGTGCGACTGAAGGAGAATTTGGCTTTTCTTTCAAGGAGATTGGTTTTATTTGTCACCGTTGTTTTTCTGTAGACCCGTATTTGGTTCGTATTACACCGAATCAGTTGAAACTCATTCGTACATTTTATACAGTGCCAATCAATCGTGTAGGGAATTTAACGTTGAAAAAAGAGACGAAAAAATTTATGAAGAAAATAATTCAAACAGTCTATGATGAGCAACTCGGAATTTGGTTTAAGTCAAGATCGTTTATTGAACAACTTGAATCTACTCCTGAATTATTACCAAAAAAAGAATCCCGTGAAGGAAGTTGA
- the era gene encoding GTPase Era: MQERSNTFKSGFIAIVGRPNVGKSTFLNHVVGQKIAIMSDKPQTTRNKVQGVVTTDDSQLIYIDTPGIHKPKHKLGDFMLKVARNTLREVDIIMFMVNAEEKIGPGDRFIIEMLQNTETPVFLIINKIDKVHPDSLLETIVSYKSEYDFAEIVPISALNGNNTDRLLETLKKYLPEGPQYYPEDQVTDHPERFIISEFIREKALQLTREEIPHSIAVVIEKIERDKDRDMVNIMATIIVERDSQKGIVIGKRGALLKEIGTKARHDIEMLLGSKVFLELWVKVQKDWRNRPGRLKEFGFDDDEY, encoded by the coding sequence ATGCAAGAAAGAAGTAACACATTCAAATCGGGGTTTATCGCAATTGTCGGTAGACCTAACGTAGGTAAATCAACATTTTTAAATCATGTAGTTGGGCAAAAAATAGCCATTATGAGCGATAAGCCGCAAACTACTCGAAATAAAGTTCAAGGGGTCGTAACAACAGATGATTCGCAACTCATTTATATCGATACGCCCGGCATACATAAACCAAAACATAAATTGGGCGACTTCATGCTTAAGGTGGCTCGCAATACATTAAGAGAAGTCGACATAATTATGTTCATGGTAAATGCAGAAGAAAAAATCGGACCAGGTGATCGGTTCATTATCGAAATGCTTCAAAATACAGAGACCCCTGTTTTCCTGATTATTAATAAGATTGACAAGGTTCATCCTGATAGCTTGTTGGAGACCATTGTTTCGTATAAATCGGAGTATGATTTTGCTGAAATCGTACCAATATCAGCATTGAACGGTAATAATACAGATCGTTTACTAGAAACGTTAAAAAAATACTTGCCTGAAGGGCCTCAGTATTATCCAGAAGATCAAGTGACAGATCACCCTGAACGCTTCATCATTTCTGAATTTATCCGTGAAAAGGCGCTCCAATTAACTCGAGAAGAAATTCCGCATTCAATTGCGGTTGTCATTGAAAAAATTGAGCGCGATAAAGATCGCGATATGGTTAATATCATGGCTACGATAATTGTTGAGCGTGATTCGCAAAAAGGAATTGTGATAGGAAAAAGAGGCGCGCTTCTTAAGGAAATCGGAACAAAAGCTAGGCACGACATTGAAATGTTATTAGGATCAAAAGTTTTTCTTGAACTATGGGTAAAAGTGCAAAAGGATTGGCGTAATAGGCCGGGTCGTTTGAAAGAATTTGGATTCGACGACGATGAATATTAA
- a CDS encoding cytidine deaminase: MTKEKLIIESKTAREKAYVPYSKFPVGAALLGENGIIYQGCNIENSSFGLSNCAERTAFFKAISEGVHSFKALAVTGDTEGPISPCGACRQVIAEFCEGEMPVYLTNLKGDVMETTVAELLPGAFTKEDLAYARKK; encoded by the coding sequence ATGACTAAAGAAAAACTTATTATAGAATCGAAAACAGCAAGAGAAAAGGCTTACGTACCCTATTCAAAATTTCCGGTAGGGGCGGCTTTACTCGGAGAAAACGGGATTATCTATCAAGGTTGCAATATTGAAAACTCATCATTTGGATTGTCGAACTGCGCAGAACGAACTGCGTTTTTTAAAGCTATATCCGAAGGGGTGCATTCGTTTAAAGCGTTGGCTGTTACAGGCGATACAGAAGGTCCAATATCGCCTTGTGGTGCTTGCAGGCAAGTAATCGCGGAATTCTGTGAAGGCGAAATGCCGGTATATTTAACAAATTTAAAAGGTGATGTAATGGAAACAACTGTCGCAGAATTGCTTCCAGGTGCATTTACAAAGGAGGATCTTGCATATGCAAGAAAGAAGTAA
- a CDS encoding diacylglycerol kinase family protein, whose protein sequence is MQNFIKSFRYAFEGIIHAVKTERNFKFHLMATVIVISTGLLSDLSYTEWFIILMLIGGVLALELLNSAIERVVDLVTMKRMPLAKQAKDLAAGAVLIFAIMSAIIGLLIFIPKWIT, encoded by the coding sequence ATGCAGAATTTTATCAAATCATTCCGCTATGCATTTGAAGGGATTATTCACGCAGTCAAGACTGAGCGCAATTTTAAATTCCATCTAATGGCTACCGTTATCGTAATATCTACAGGATTATTGTCGGATTTATCATATACTGAATGGTTTATAATCCTTATGTTAATTGGCGGAGTGCTTGCATTAGAATTGCTAAACTCCGCGATTGAAAGAGTAGTTGATTTAGTGACTATGAAGCGTATGCCGCTCGCTAAACAAGCGAAAGATCTTGCTGCAGGGGCGGTTCTAATATTTGCGATTATGAGTGCGATTATCGGTCTGCTAATTTTTATTCCAAAATGGATAACTTAA